A part of Pectinatus sottacetonis genomic DNA contains:
- a CDS encoding winged helix-turn-helix transcriptional regulator, translated as MKQYHLGIEATLEILGGKWKALIVCLLITGPKRTSSLERLIPDISQKVLIQQLRELERDGLVRRINYQQMPPKVEYFITEYGKTANKIIDVMCTWGKENIQLRKTQGEDISLIEGFSAKKT; from the coding sequence ATGAAACAATATCATCTAGGAATTGAGGCAACTCTTGAAATTCTGGGAGGAAAATGGAAAGCCCTAATAGTGTGCCTGCTTATAACTGGTCCTAAGAGAACTAGCAGTTTGGAGCGTCTTATTCCTGACATATCACAAAAAGTTCTTATACAACAGCTGCGCGAATTAGAAAGAGATGGGCTAGTAAGACGAATAAACTATCAGCAAATGCCTCCTAAAGTTGAATACTTTATAACTGAATATGGAAAAACTGCTAATAAAATTATTGATGTAATGTGTACATGGGGAAAAGAAAATATTCAACTCAGAAAAACCCAGGGAGAAGATATCAGCTTAATAGAAGGTTTTTCTGCCAAAAAAACATAA
- a CDS encoding NAD(P)H-dependent oxidoreductase, with translation MIWKGLVNFMKPLIILAHPDINNSNVNNRWKQELEKYSDEIITHELYKEYPDWNINVRKEQYLLEHSNCIILQFPIYWYSCPPLLKKWLDDVFTHGWAYGSKGNKLKGKKIGLAISIGDKEKNYMHTGHVGFSIDEIITPFKATVNHIGATMLPIFSIFNASFQISPEVIEQSASKYIEHISTVSL, from the coding sequence ATGATATGGAAAGGATTAGTAAATTTTATGAAACCACTTATTATTTTGGCACATCCGGATATTAATAATTCAAATGTGAATAACAGATGGAAACAGGAATTAGAAAAATATTCTGATGAGATTATAACTCACGAACTTTATAAGGAATACCCCGATTGGAATATAAACGTAAGAAAGGAACAATATTTACTAGAACACAGTAATTGCATCATTTTGCAGTTCCCCATCTATTGGTATAGTTGTCCGCCATTATTGAAAAAATGGTTGGATGATGTTTTTACTCATGGTTGGGCCTATGGTTCAAAAGGAAATAAATTAAAAGGAAAGAAAATAGGTTTGGCTATTTCTATCGGTGATAAAGAAAAAAATTATATGCATACCGGTCATGTGGGATTTTCTATAGATGAAATCATTACACCATTTAAAGCTACTGTAAATCATATTGGTGCTACTATGTTACCTATTTTTTCTATTTTTAATGCATCTTTTCAAATCAGTCCCGAAGTTATTGAGCAAAGTGCCAGTAAATATATTGAGCATATTAGTACAGTAAGCCTTTAG
- a CDS encoding DUF805 domain-containing protein encodes MNKDQLTLSEALTLFSTKIFTFSGRATRAEFWLTAAFIGIIIEIAGMVCSFQINNLSVTGIQIMLLIILLCLIIMIPITTRRLHDINRRGWYQLLYLVPIVGWLILFFLYIKVSDSDNKYGEKKDDDYQLKFSEARRLWWQKKFTFSGRATRAEFWLGKIWISICVSLSILSLYFTGIFLTIIIAINQKYLPSYFDLIGAVVGVGIILILIIGLIILSISLIVRRLHDIGKSGWWILLFIVLPGVLNIVATIIYVLFWQINFFLSFSKLYYFIIICCTALDIVLTLWYIKPSDDDNKYGKKFIVDKSK; translated from the coding sequence ATGAATAAGGATCAACTTACATTGTCAGAAGCGCTAACATTATTTTCTACAAAAATTTTTACGTTCTCAGGCCGGGCAACAAGAGCTGAATTTTGGCTCACGGCAGCATTTATAGGCATTATAATTGAAATAGCAGGCATGGTTTGCAGCTTTCAGATCAATAATCTATCAGTTACTGGTATCCAAATTATGTTATTAATAATATTACTTTGTCTTATAATAATGATTCCAATTACAACACGGCGGCTACATGATATTAATAGAAGAGGCTGGTACCAACTGCTTTATCTTGTTCCCATAGTAGGCTGGTTAATTCTCTTTTTTCTTTATATTAAAGTTTCTGATAGTGACAATAAATATGGCGAAAAAAAAGATGATGATTATCAATTAAAATTTAGTGAAGCTCGCAGGTTATGGTGGCAGAAGAAATTTACTTTTTCTGGACGTGCTACAAGAGCAGAATTCTGGCTTGGTAAGATTTGGATAAGCATATGTGTTTCATTAAGTATATTAAGTTTATATTTTACTGGTATATTTCTTACTATTATTATTGCTATTAACCAGAAATATTTACCATCTTACTTTGATTTGATTGGAGCAGTTGTAGGTGTAGGTATAATTTTAATACTTATAATCGGCTTGATAATTTTGTCTATCTCGCTTATTGTACGCCGGCTGCATGACATTGGGAAAAGTGGCTGGTGGATACTGCTTTTTATAGTTTTACCTGGTGTTTTAAATATAGTTGCTACCATTATATATGTGCTCTTTTGGCAAATAAATTTTTTTCTATCATTTTCTAAACTATATTATTTTATTATTATCTGCTGTACCGCATTAGATATTGTCCTGACCTTATGGTATATAAAACCATCTGATGATGATAACAAATATGGCAAAAAGTTTATAGTAGATAAATCTAAATAA